One stretch of Pomacea canaliculata isolate SZHN2017 linkage group LG11, ASM307304v1, whole genome shotgun sequence DNA includes these proteins:
- the LOC112575980 gene encoding glutathione S-transferase 4-like — translation MADIKLYYFDARGVAEVSRLVLAFAKQPYEDIRWSMDDWPKYKKESPFGQSPWIEYKGEKRSQSIGISIFLAQKFGLYGKTHLEALRIDEVVYLVRDVRLVWAQVDQEKNPTKKAELETKFEEQDLPKFLDTLLNCWKKTQQRFYRK, via the exons ATGGCTGACATCAAACTTTACTATTTCGATGCCAGAGGAGTGGCAGAAGTCTCACGCTTGGTGCTAGCGTTCGCTAAACAACCGTACGAGGACATCAGATGGTCTATGGATGACTGGCCAAAATATAAGAAAG aatcaCCTTTCGGCCAGTCGCCGTGGATCGAGTACAAGGGAGAGAAACGCAGCCAAAGTATTGGCATATCAATTTTCCTGGCACAGAAATTTG GTCTGTACGGCAAGACCCACCTGGAGGCGCTGCGTATCGACGAGGTCGTCTACCTGGTGCGCGATGTTCGTCTCGTCTGGGCGCAGGTGGACCAAGAGAAGAACCCCACGAAGAAG GCTGAACTGGAGACAAAGTTCGAGGAGCAGGACTTGCCAAAATTTCTGGACACTTTGTTAAATTGTTGGAAGAAAACGCAACAGCGTTTTTATAGGAAATGA